A genomic segment from Thamnophis elegans isolate rThaEle1 chromosome 3, rThaEle1.pri, whole genome shotgun sequence encodes:
- the TSTD2 gene encoding thiosulfate sulfurtransferase/rhodanese-like domain-containing protein 2: MPGCCDIEMISLPLSDGDDAVGVCILTSADLELKEHLPFSPRSHLKTKVNCSAKKKYASAKKKAFALFVKAKELEVDMPTCQREASWRCCQQTFKDLTGIHRHVASQHSGDVGQQASVILKQMAGIGINPASVDEMSRPNKIPDRNQEVNYKLPDISHIDTNEMKSEVGEVLLYYCYCEVADPMGLCVWQKALCQHLQLTGKVRIASEGINGTVGGSRTFTNLYVDAMLSHPLFQGILTKEDFKTSAGGSHCFPDLRIGVFEEIVPMGIHPEKISYKETGIRLAPKEFHAEIEKYLSQGHNAQMDTILLDCRNFYESKIGHFQGCLAPNIRKFSYFPIYIDENLDLFRGKRILMYCTGGIRCERGSAYLRSKGVCTEVYHLKGGIHKYLEEFPDGFYKGKLFVFDERYAISSNSDVISACRYCGTLWDQYRLCSTQPCRQLVLTCQQCRQKGLTACCPLCQEKGLALASAPSGQTFKEECECTETRQRIPMECI; this comes from the exons ATGCCTGGCTGCTGTGACATAGAAATGATCTCTTTGCCGTTGTCTGATGGAGATGATGCAGTGGGAGTTTGCATCTTAACCTCTGCAGATCTTGAGTTGAAAGAGCACCTTCCTTTCTCGCCCAGAAGCCATCTCAAGACCAAAGTAAACTGCAGTGCCAAAAAGAAATATGCCTCTGCAAAGAAGAAG GCATTTGCTCTCTTTGTGAAAGCTAAGGAACTGGAAGTGGACATGCCTACTTGCCAAAGGGAAGCTTCCTGGAGATGCTGCCAACAGACTTTCAAAGATCTGACTGGCATTCACAGACATGTGGCTTCTCAACATTCAGGCGACGTTGGGCAACAAGCATCGGTGATCTTAAAGCAGATGGCCGGCATCGGAATTAACCCTGCTTCTGTGGATGAAATGTCTAGGCCCAACAAGATTCCAGACAGAAACCAAGAAGTGAACTACAAGCTCCCGGATATAAGCCACATTGATACTAATGAAATGAAAAG TGAAGTTGGGGAAGTTTTGCTATACTATTGCTACTGCGAGGTGGCAGATCCTATGGGACTTTGTGTGTGGCAGAAGGCTTTATGTCAGCATCTGCAACTAACTGGCAAG GTGCGAATTGCTTCAGAAGGAATTAATGGAACTGTAGGTGGGAGCAGGACGTTTACTAACCTATATGTGGATGCAATGCTGTCTCACCCCCTCTTCCAAGGCATTTTGACAAAGGAAGATTTCAAG ACCAGTGCAGGAGGAAGCCACTGTTTCCCAGATCTTCGAATTGGTGTGTTTGAAGAAATAGTGCCTATGGGAATTCACCCAGAAAAAATCTCTTACAAAGAAACTG GAATCCGTTTGGCTCCAAAGGAGTTTCATGCAGAAATAGAGAAATATCTTTCTCAGGGTCATAATGCCCAGATGGACACAATTTTGCTGGACTGCAGGAACTTCTATGAAAGTAAAATA ggGCATTTCCAAGGCTGTCTGGCTCCCAACATTAGGAAGTTCAGCTATTTCCCTATCTACATAGATGAGAATTTGGACCTTTTCAGGGGCAAGCGCATCCTGATGTACTGCACGGGAGGAATCCGCTGTGAGCGGGGCTCAGCCTACCTCAGGTCTAAG GGTGTATGCACAGAAGTGTATCATCTCAAAGGTGGTATCCACAAGTACCTAGAAGAATTTCCTGATGGATTCTACaaaggaaaactttttgtttttgatGAACGTTATGCCATTTCCTCAAACAGTGACGTCATTTCAG CTTGCCGTTACTGTGGGACACTCTGGGACCAGTATCGTCTTTGCTCTACCCAGCCCTGCCGTCAACTTGTCCTGACATGCCAGCAATGCCGACAAAAAGGGCTTACAGCCTGTTGTCCTCTCTGCCAGGAGAAAGGTCTTGCACTGGCTTCAGCACCTTCAGGACAAACCTTCAAGGAGGAGTGTGAATGTACGGAGACCCGGCAACGGATACCGATGGAATGCATTTGA